One stretch of Amycolatopsis tolypomycina DNA includes these proteins:
- a CDS encoding alpha-N-arabinofuranosidase: MTVHIEGDAGQVIGPVPRRLFGSFVEHMGRSVYTGLYEPGHSTSDGRGFRGDVLELVRELGPTVLRYPGGNFVSSYRWEDGVGPVESRPARLDPAWHSVESNRFGLHEFVAWAEAAGAEVMYAVNLGTRGIQEAADVLEYCNHAGGTELSERRRANGADRPFGFKLWCLGNEMDGPWQIGHKTAEEYGRLAAETARLMRMIDPDLELVVAGSSHADMPTFGSWERTVLRHTAELVDHISLHAYYQELHGDTDSYLASGAALDRYIRTTAGVIDETLAELGLDKKIGISVDEWNVWDLRRWNEVDQAELAAGGWRHHPRIIEDTYTVTDAVVVGSLLSSLLRNVDRVTMANQAQLVNVIAPIRSEPGGPAWRQTTFHPFQRVAALAGGASLRLSVDGDRLRTAQHGEVDLVDVAATVEESGRGAVFLTNRATASPTEVRIRLRGARFGVYAAETLTTPDGETRHTVNTADSQPVRPVPLPGAAATSDPGGTTITVTLPPLSWSVLQLTPQAGPHA; encoded by the coding sequence ATGACCGTCCACATCGAAGGCGACGCGGGTCAGGTCATCGGCCCGGTCCCGCGTCGCCTCTTCGGCTCGTTCGTGGAGCACATGGGCCGGTCGGTCTACACCGGGCTGTACGAACCAGGACACTCCACATCGGACGGTCGCGGCTTCCGCGGCGACGTCCTGGAGCTGGTCCGGGAACTCGGGCCGACCGTGCTCCGCTACCCCGGCGGCAACTTCGTTTCCAGCTACCGCTGGGAAGACGGCGTCGGGCCGGTCGAATCGCGCCCGGCCCGGCTGGACCCGGCGTGGCACAGCGTCGAGTCCAACCGCTTCGGCCTGCACGAATTCGTCGCGTGGGCCGAAGCCGCGGGTGCCGAGGTGATGTACGCCGTCAACCTCGGCACCCGCGGCATCCAGGAAGCAGCCGACGTCCTGGAGTACTGCAACCACGCCGGCGGCACGGAACTGAGCGAGCGGCGGCGCGCCAACGGCGCCGACCGCCCGTTCGGCTTCAAGCTGTGGTGCCTGGGCAACGAGATGGACGGCCCGTGGCAGATCGGCCACAAGACGGCCGAGGAGTACGGCCGCCTGGCCGCGGAGACCGCGCGGCTCATGCGGATGATCGACCCCGACCTCGAGCTGGTCGTGGCCGGCAGTTCGCACGCCGACATGCCGACGTTCGGCTCGTGGGAGCGCACGGTGCTGCGCCACACCGCGGAGCTGGTCGACCACATCTCGCTGCACGCCTACTACCAGGAGCTGCACGGCGACACCGACAGCTACCTGGCCAGCGGCGCCGCGCTCGACCGCTACATCCGCACGACGGCCGGGGTCATCGACGAAACCCTCGCCGAGCTGGGGCTCGACAAGAAGATCGGGATCAGCGTCGACGAGTGGAACGTCTGGGACCTGCGCCGCTGGAACGAGGTCGACCAGGCCGAGCTGGCCGCGGGCGGCTGGCGGCACCACCCGCGGATCATCGAGGACACCTACACCGTCACCGACGCGGTCGTCGTCGGATCGCTGCTCAGTTCCCTGCTGCGCAACGTCGACCGCGTGACCATGGCGAACCAGGCCCAGCTGGTGAACGTCATCGCGCCGATCCGCAGCGAACCCGGCGGGCCGGCGTGGCGGCAGACGACGTTCCACCCGTTCCAGCGGGTGGCCGCGCTGGCCGGCGGCGCGAGCCTGCGCCTGTCGGTCGACGGCGACCGGCTCCGCACCGCGCAGCACGGCGAAGTCGACCTCGTCGACGTTGCCGCGACGGTCGAGGAATCCGGGCGCGGGGCGGTGTTCCTGACCAACCGCGCGACGGCGTCGCCGACCGAGGTCCGGATCCGCCTGCGTGGCGCCCGCTTCGGCGTGTACGCCGCCGAAACCCTGACCACACCGGACGGCGAGACCCGCCACACGGTGAACACCGCAGACTCACAACCGGTCCGGCCGGTGCCGCTACCCGGCGCCGCCGCGACGTCCGATCCCGGGGGGACGACGATCACCGTGACACTGCCACCCTTGTCCTGGAGCGTGCTCCAGCTGACCCCGCAGGCGGGCCCGCATGCCTGA
- a CDS encoding alpha/beta hydrolase family protein, with translation MSALTSPPTTSGSREKISRRRGWRAKTAGVVLAALALTTAVAAPAPAAANPYERGPDPTTASIEASRGSFATSTVTVSRLAVSGFGGGTIYYPTTTTAGTFGAISIAPGFTATQSSMAWLGPRLASQGFVVFTIDTITTSDQPDSRGRQLLASLDYLTQQSSVRSRIDSSRLGVVGHSMGGGGTLEAARSRPSLQAAVPLTGWNLTKNWSTLRVPTLVVGAQSDTIAPVASHSIPFYTSLPSTLDRAYLELRGASHFAPNTSNTTIAKYTLSWLKRFIDNDTRYEQFLCPIPSSSLSISDYRGNCPHNG, from the coding sequence ATGTCCGCACTCACGAGCCCGCCGACGACGTCCGGCTCGCGTGAGAAAATTTCCCGCCGCCGTGGGTGGCGCGCCAAGACCGCCGGCGTCGTGCTGGCCGCTCTGGCGCTGACCACCGCGGTCGCCGCACCGGCGCCCGCCGCCGCGAACCCCTACGAGCGGGGGCCCGACCCGACCACGGCCAGCATCGAAGCCTCGCGCGGCTCGTTCGCGACGAGCACCGTGACCGTGTCGCGGCTGGCCGTCTCCGGCTTCGGCGGCGGCACGATCTACTACCCGACGACCACGACCGCCGGCACGTTCGGCGCGATCTCGATCGCGCCCGGCTTCACCGCCACCCAGTCGAGCATGGCCTGGCTGGGCCCGCGCCTGGCCTCGCAGGGCTTCGTGGTGTTCACCATCGACACGATCACCACCTCCGACCAGCCCGACAGCCGCGGCCGGCAACTGCTGGCTTCGCTGGACTACCTGACGCAGCAAAGCAGTGTCCGCTCGCGCATCGACAGCAGCAGGCTCGGCGTCGTCGGGCACTCCATGGGTGGTGGCGGCACGCTCGAAGCGGCCCGCTCCCGGCCGTCGCTGCAGGCCGCGGTGCCCCTGACCGGCTGGAACCTGACGAAGAACTGGTCGACGCTGCGGGTGCCGACGCTGGTTGTCGGGGCGCAGTCGGACACCATCGCGCCGGTGGCTTCGCACTCGATCCCGTTCTATACGAGCCTCCCGTCCACACTGGACCGTGCGTACCTCGAACTGCGCGGCGCCAGCCACTTCGCGCCGAACACCTCCAACACGACGATCGCGAAGTACACGCTGTCCTGGCTCAAGCGCTTCATCGACAACGACACGCGGTACGAGCAGTTCCTCTGCCCCATCCCGAGCAGCAGCCTGTCCATTTCGGACTACCGCGGCAACTGCCCGCACAACGGCTAG
- a CDS encoding QsdR family transcriptional regulator, giving the protein MTVSTDDIVRHAARLLMAGTRLDLGRMAAELGISRTTFFRRVGNRDDLMGAALRLLSERTWQRALDGWRAQHGDAVRSPDGRLRCLWVMEAYRREVAASEGMRKLIEAESAIALRVLTDPRGAVQPGLVDAHVELFRADVGAAGLAPLVGLPDLAFAVVRLGESFLYSDVLAARSVDLTVATTLVDTLVRGALEPVRVH; this is encoded by the coding sequence GTGACCGTCTCGACCGACGACATCGTCCGGCACGCGGCCCGGCTGCTGATGGCCGGGACGCGCCTCGACCTCGGGCGGATGGCGGCCGAGCTCGGGATCTCGCGCACCACCTTCTTCCGCCGCGTCGGCAACCGCGACGACCTCATGGGCGCCGCGCTGCGGCTGCTGTCCGAACGGACCTGGCAGCGGGCGCTCGACGGCTGGCGCGCCCAGCACGGCGACGCCGTCCGGTCGCCGGACGGCCGCCTGCGCTGCCTGTGGGTCATGGAGGCCTACCGCCGCGAAGTCGCCGCCAGCGAAGGGATGCGCAAGCTGATCGAGGCGGAGTCGGCGATCGCCCTCCGCGTGCTGACCGACCCGCGCGGCGCCGTCCAGCCCGGACTGGTCGACGCGCACGTCGAACTCTTCCGGGCCGACGTCGGCGCGGCCGGACTGGCCCCGCTCGTGGGACTGCCGGACCTGGCCTTCGCGGTGGTGCGGCTCGGCGAGTCGTTCCTCTACTCCGACGTCCTCGCCGCCCGCTCGGTGGACCTCACCGTTGCGACGACGCTGGTCGACACCCTCGTGCGCGGCGCCCTGGAACCGGTGCGCGTGCACTGA
- a CDS encoding glycoside hydrolase family 35 protein, with the protein MPEFAIGEHDFLLDGRPFRILSGALHYFRVHPDLWADRIDKARRMGLNTIETYVAWNAHAPEPGTFDLTGGLDLDRFLRMVADAGMYAIVRPGPYICAEWDNGGLPAWLFRDPSVGVRRYEPKYLDAVREYLTKVYEVVVPHQIDRGGPVLLVQVENEYGAFGDDKRYLKALADHTRESGITVPLTTVDQPTPEMLEAGSLEGLHRTASFGSAAEARLAILRAHQPTGPLMCSEFWNGWFDHWGAHHHTTSAADSAAELDALLAAGASVNLYMFHGGTNFGLTNGANDKGVYQPLITSYDYDAPLDEAGDPTPKYHAFRDVIARYHKVPDTVPPPARPAPTPSGVLRDPVRLLDAPERWGTWEFHEDLPAFDELTPMPQLALLRCAVEGDRPGVLTFGEVRDRATVFFDGDLVGTLSRDHHERAIPLPRAAGELLVLVEDQGRVDYGPRIGEAKGIIGGAALHGEPLTGWDVLPFDLAALPALRPSSPSPVAGAVAGPVVLRAEIDVDEPADLFLDTGEWGKGVAWLNGFALGRYWRRGPQRTLYVPRPVVRAGANELVVLELGTMLDPAARFVPRPLLGHTEA; encoded by the coding sequence ATGCCTGAGTTCGCCATCGGGGAGCACGACTTCCTGCTCGACGGCCGCCCGTTCCGCATCCTGTCCGGCGCCCTGCACTACTTCCGGGTGCACCCGGACCTGTGGGCCGACCGGATCGACAAGGCCCGGCGGATGGGGCTCAACACCATCGAGACGTACGTGGCGTGGAACGCCCACGCCCCCGAGCCCGGCACGTTCGACCTGACCGGCGGGCTCGACCTGGACCGGTTCCTGCGGATGGTCGCCGACGCCGGGATGTACGCGATCGTGCGGCCCGGCCCGTACATCTGCGCCGAGTGGGACAACGGCGGGCTGCCGGCCTGGCTGTTCCGCGACCCGTCGGTCGGGGTGCGCCGGTACGAGCCGAAGTACCTGGACGCCGTCCGCGAGTACCTCACGAAGGTGTACGAGGTCGTCGTCCCGCACCAGATCGACCGCGGCGGGCCGGTGCTGCTGGTCCAGGTCGAAAACGAGTACGGCGCGTTCGGCGACGACAAGCGCTACCTGAAAGCGCTTGCCGACCACACGCGCGAGTCCGGCATCACCGTGCCACTGACCACAGTGGACCAGCCGACGCCGGAGATGCTGGAGGCGGGCAGCCTCGAGGGGCTGCACCGCACCGCGTCGTTCGGGTCGGCCGCCGAGGCGCGGCTGGCGATCCTGCGCGCGCACCAGCCGACCGGGCCGCTGATGTGCAGCGAATTCTGGAACGGCTGGTTCGACCACTGGGGCGCGCACCACCACACGACGTCGGCCGCGGACTCGGCGGCGGAGCTCGACGCGCTGCTCGCCGCGGGCGCGTCGGTCAACCTGTACATGTTCCACGGCGGCACCAACTTCGGCCTCACCAACGGCGCCAACGACAAGGGCGTCTACCAGCCGCTGATCACGTCCTACGACTACGACGCGCCGCTGGACGAGGCCGGTGACCCGACGCCGAAGTACCACGCCTTCCGTGACGTGATCGCCCGCTACCACAAGGTGCCGGACACGGTCCCGCCGCCGGCCCGGCCCGCGCCGACGCCGTCCGGCGTGCTGCGTGACCCGGTCCGGCTGCTCGACGCCCCGGAGCGATGGGGCACCTGGGAGTTCCACGAGGACCTGCCCGCGTTCGACGAGCTCACGCCGATGCCGCAGCTCGCGCTGCTGCGGTGTGCCGTCGAGGGCGACCGGCCCGGCGTGCTGACCTTCGGCGAGGTCCGCGACCGCGCCACCGTGTTCTTCGACGGCGACCTCGTCGGCACCCTCAGCCGCGACCACCACGAGCGCGCGATCCCGCTGCCGCGCGCGGCCGGCGAGCTGCTGGTGCTGGTCGAGGACCAGGGCCGTGTCGACTACGGCCCGCGCATCGGCGAGGCGAAGGGCATCATCGGCGGGGCGGCGCTGCACGGCGAGCCGCTGACCGGCTGGGACGTGCTGCCGTTCGACCTGGCCGCGCTGCCCGCGCTGCGGCCTTCGTCGCCTTCGCCGGTGGCGGGTGCGGTGGCCGGTCCGGTGGTGCTGCGCGCCGAGATCGACGTCGACGAGCCCGCCGACCTGTTCCTCGACACCGGGGAGTGGGGCAAGGGCGTCGCGTGGCTCAACGGGTTCGCGCTCGGCCGCTACTGGCGGCGCGGCCCGCAACGCACGTTGTACGTGCCGCGCCCGGTGGTCCGGGCCGGCGCCAACGAACTGGTCGTGCTCGAACTCGGCACGATGCTCGACCCCGCGGCCCGGTTCGTGCCGCGGCCGCTGCTGGGCCACACCGAGGCCTGA
- a CDS encoding carbohydrate ABC transporter permease, which translates to MTSTAAPPAPVPSRRAPAARRPRRKWRGWLFVAPFMVVFALAFIAPVVYAFVLSLYRDQAFFGGTVFVGADNYLQVFGDPKFWDAFQRVLVFLVVQVPIMLVLALIAALAIDSARLHAAGFFRIVIFLPYAVPAVVAALMWGFIYGDHFGLAADLNHLFGTDAIKPLSQNWLLTSIGNVVTWEFVGYNMLIFYSALKVIPKELFEAAAIDGAGTFRTILSVKLPAIRGAIVVATIFSIIGSFQLFNEPNIMRNLVPNMIVTNYTPNMYAYNLSFNGQQYNYSAAVAIVMGVITAVIAYVVQLRGSRKEM; encoded by the coding sequence ATGACGTCCACAGCGGCTCCGCCCGCCCCGGTGCCTTCGCGCCGGGCGCCCGCGGCCCGCCGGCCGCGGCGGAAATGGCGGGGCTGGCTCTTCGTCGCCCCCTTCATGGTCGTGTTCGCGCTGGCCTTCATCGCGCCGGTTGTGTACGCGTTCGTGCTCAGCCTCTACCGGGACCAGGCCTTCTTCGGCGGCACGGTGTTCGTCGGCGCCGACAACTACCTCCAGGTGTTCGGCGACCCGAAGTTCTGGGACGCCTTCCAGCGGGTGCTGGTGTTCCTCGTCGTGCAGGTGCCGATCATGCTGGTGCTCGCGCTGATCGCCGCGCTGGCGATCGACAGCGCGCGGCTGCACGCCGCCGGGTTCTTCCGGATCGTGATCTTCCTGCCGTACGCGGTCCCCGCCGTCGTCGCCGCGCTGATGTGGGGCTTCATCTACGGTGACCACTTCGGACTCGCGGCCGACCTCAACCACCTGTTCGGCACCGACGCGATCAAGCCGCTGTCGCAGAACTGGCTGCTCACGTCGATCGGCAACGTCGTCACGTGGGAGTTCGTCGGCTACAACATGCTCATCTTCTACTCCGCGCTGAAGGTGATCCCCAAGGAGCTGTTCGAGGCGGCCGCGATCGACGGCGCCGGCACGTTCCGCACGATCCTGTCCGTCAAGCTCCCCGCGATCCGGGGCGCCATCGTGGTCGCCACGATCTTCTCGATCATCGGCAGCTTCCAGCTGTTCAACGAGCCGAACATCATGCGCAACCTCGTGCCGAACATGATCGTCACGAACTACACGCCGAACATGTACGCCTACAACCTTTCCTTCAACGGGCAGCAATACAACTACTCCGCCGCCGTCGCGATCGTGATGGGCGTGATCACCGCGGTCATCGCCTACGTCGTGCAGCTGCGCGGCTCCCGGAAGGAGATGTGA
- a CDS encoding carbohydrate ABC transporter permease, which translates to MALYLIYTLVPLAWLVINASKTQPDLFSTSGLSLGGTFALFDNIGQTFTYNDGIFFRWLGNTLLYVVVGAGGATILATAAGYGLAKYRFPGRRGVFAVVLGAVAVPPTALAVPTFLMFSKMGLTNTPWAVLIPSLISPFGLYLIWVYAADAIPDELLEAARIDGAGEIRIFLTVTLRQLVPGIITVSLFTMVQTWNNYFLPLIMLSEPKWYPLTVGLNQWSAQANGAGAQPIFNLVLTGSLITIIPLVVAFLLMQRFWQSGLSAGSVKQ; encoded by the coding sequence ATGGCGCTCTACCTGATCTACACCCTGGTTCCCCTGGCGTGGCTGGTGATCAACGCGTCCAAGACCCAGCCGGACCTGTTCTCGACGTCGGGGCTGTCCCTCGGCGGCACGTTCGCGCTGTTCGACAACATCGGCCAGACGTTCACCTACAACGACGGCATCTTCTTCCGCTGGCTCGGGAACACCCTGCTCTACGTCGTGGTCGGCGCCGGTGGCGCGACGATCCTCGCCACGGCCGCGGGCTACGGGCTGGCCAAGTACCGCTTCCCCGGCCGCCGCGGCGTGTTCGCCGTCGTCCTCGGGGCCGTGGCCGTGCCGCCGACCGCGCTGGCCGTGCCGACGTTCCTGATGTTCAGCAAGATGGGGCTGACCAACACGCCGTGGGCGGTCCTCATCCCGTCGCTGATCAGCCCGTTCGGCCTGTACCTGATCTGGGTCTACGCCGCCGACGCCATCCCCGACGAGCTCCTGGAAGCCGCGCGGATCGACGGCGCGGGCGAGATCCGGATCTTCCTCACCGTGACGCTGCGCCAGCTGGTCCCCGGGATCATCACGGTCTCGCTGTTCACGATGGTGCAGACGTGGAACAACTACTTCCTGCCGCTGATCATGCTCAGCGAACCGAAGTGGTACCCGCTGACCGTCGGGCTCAACCAGTGGAGCGCCCAGGCCAACGGCGCCGGCGCCCAGCCGATCTTCAACCTGGTCCTCACCGGGTCGCTGATCACGATCATCCCCCTAGTCGTCGCTTTCCTGCTCATGCAACGGTTCTGGCAGTCCGGGCTGAGCGCCGGAAGCGTGAAGCAGTAA
- a CDS encoding ABC transporter substrate-binding protein, whose translation MSRIRTRAKAFAAVALAAALAVGCSSGGTSSAPAAATGTQDSVDAALKAGGEITYWSWTPSAKDQVAAFQKEYPNVKVNYVNAGTNKDEYTKLQNAIKAGSGAPDVAQIEYYALPQFALTDSLVDLNSYGFGSFEKDYSASTWTQVKNGNGLYGLPQDSGPMALFYNKEVFEKYGIAVPKTWAEYVDAAKKLHTADPTKYITADTGDAGFTLSMIWQAGGHPFSVDGRNVKINLGDAGTKKWTSVWNQLVEGKLLSPIAGWSDDWFRALGDGTIATLPTGAWMPGNFISSVTAGSGKWAVAPMPTYDGQKAVTAENGGSTQSVVKQSKNPALAAAFVRWLNHGGGVQPFIKSGGFPSTTADLTSPAFVDQAMPYFGGQKVNEVLTQASKDVAPGWTYLPFQTYANSIYSDTVGKAYLANTGLDAGLAAWQQALVDYGNQQGFTVSAG comes from the coding sequence ATGTCAAGAATCCGCACCCGCGCCAAGGCGTTCGCCGCCGTCGCGCTGGCCGCCGCGCTCGCGGTCGGCTGCTCTTCCGGGGGCACGTCCTCCGCGCCCGCCGCCGCCACCGGCACCCAGGACTCCGTCGACGCCGCGCTGAAGGCCGGCGGCGAGATCACGTACTGGAGCTGGACCCCGTCGGCCAAGGACCAGGTGGCCGCGTTCCAGAAGGAATACCCGAACGTCAAGGTCAACTACGTCAACGCGGGCACCAACAAGGACGAGTACACCAAGCTCCAGAACGCGATCAAGGCCGGCTCGGGTGCCCCCGACGTCGCCCAGATCGAGTACTACGCCCTCCCGCAGTTCGCGCTGACCGACTCGCTGGTCGACCTCAACTCCTACGGCTTCGGCTCGTTCGAGAAGGACTACAGCGCCTCGACGTGGACGCAGGTCAAGAACGGCAACGGGCTCTACGGTCTCCCGCAGGACTCCGGCCCGATGGCCCTGTTCTACAACAAGGAGGTCTTCGAGAAGTACGGCATCGCCGTGCCGAAGACCTGGGCCGAGTACGTCGACGCGGCGAAGAAGCTGCACACCGCCGACCCGACCAAGTACATCACCGCCGACACCGGTGACGCCGGGTTCACGCTGAGCATGATCTGGCAGGCGGGCGGCCACCCGTTCTCCGTCGACGGCCGGAACGTGAAGATCAACCTGGGCGACGCCGGCACCAAGAAGTGGACGTCGGTCTGGAACCAGCTGGTCGAGGGCAAGCTGCTCTCGCCGATCGCCGGCTGGTCCGACGACTGGTTCCGCGCCCTCGGCGACGGCACCATCGCGACCCTGCCCACCGGCGCCTGGATGCCCGGCAACTTCATCTCCTCGGTGACCGCGGGCAGCGGCAAGTGGGCCGTGGCGCCGATGCCGACCTACGACGGCCAGAAGGCGGTCACCGCGGAGAACGGCGGCAGCACCCAGTCCGTGGTCAAGCAGAGCAAGAACCCGGCGCTGGCCGCGGCGTTCGTGCGCTGGCTCAACCACGGCGGCGGCGTCCAGCCGTTCATCAAGAGCGGCGGCTTCCCGTCCACCACCGCCGACCTGACCTCGCCCGCGTTCGTCGACCAGGCCATGCCGTACTTCGGCGGACAGAAGGTCAACGAGGTGCTGACCCAGGCGTCGAAGGACGTCGCCCCGGGCTGGACCTACCTGCCGTTCCAGACCTACGCCAACAGCATCTACAGCGACACCGTCGGCAAGGCCTACCTCGCCAACACCGGCCTCGACGCGGGGCTGGCGGCCTGGCAGCAGGCGCTCGTCGACTACGGCAACCAGCAGGGCTTCACGGTCAGCGCCGGATGA
- a CDS encoding DsbA family oxidoreductase: protein MRVDIWSDLVCPWCYLGKRRFERAVAEVGVDVEVVHHSFQLDPSFPRGTSRPTREVLAEKYGRTLEEADAMEADMEHRAAADGLEYHLDGVHMGNTVDGHRLVHLAAEHGMADAVVDRFYAAHFTERRSLFDHDSLVTLATEAGLDAAEARAVLESDAYEAEVAADGEQARALGASGVPFFVIDQRFGVAGAQSPEVFAQVLRRVSDAAAG, encoded by the coding sequence GTGCGCGTAGACATCTGGTCCGATCTGGTCTGTCCCTGGTGCTATCTCGGCAAACGCCGCTTCGAGCGGGCGGTCGCCGAGGTGGGTGTCGACGTCGAGGTGGTGCACCACTCGTTCCAGCTGGACCCGTCGTTCCCGCGCGGCACGTCCCGGCCGACGCGCGAGGTGCTCGCCGAGAAGTACGGCCGCACACTGGAAGAAGCGGACGCGATGGAAGCCGACATGGAGCACCGCGCGGCCGCCGACGGCCTCGAGTACCACCTCGACGGCGTCCACATGGGCAACACGGTCGACGGCCACCGCCTGGTCCACCTCGCGGCCGAGCACGGCATGGCCGACGCGGTCGTCGACCGGTTCTACGCGGCCCACTTCACCGAGCGGCGGTCCCTGTTCGACCACGATTCCCTGGTCACACTGGCCACGGAAGCGGGACTGGATGCAGCCGAGGCACGAGCGGTCCTCGAGTCCGACGCATACGAAGCAGAGGTGGCGGCGGACGGCGAGCAGGCCCGCGCCCTCGGCGCGTCCGGTGTCCCGTTCTTCGTGATCGACCAGCGGTTCGGCGTGGCGGGAGCCCAGTCGCCGGAGGTGTTCGCCCAGGTGCTGAGGCGCGTCAGCGACGCCGCCGCCGGCTGA
- a CDS encoding NAD(P)-dependent alcohol dehydrogenase: MKALVQRAYGSAEGLTWEDVPDPVPAAGEVLVRVHATSVNPYDWHFLRGEPYVARLMPGGFGRRPPVGVLGCDLAGRVVTAGARFSPGEDVYALLPRGAHAEYVRVREELLAPMPSNLTHEQAAAMPMAAVTALLALRGVEAGQRVLVNGASGGVGTFAVQLARALGAEVDAVSTNTSLVRSLGAERVFDYRTEDFTRSGHRYDVVLDVAGSRSVFACRRVLARDGTFVAVGGPAGRWIQPAGHVFAALVSGWIARRRVVLADAVACPDKAAVLRELAAFVERGAVTPIVDRSYPFDDLRAAFAYSETGHAKGKIVVTLGVPGA, from the coding sequence ATGAAGGCTCTGGTTCAGCGTGCGTATGGGTCGGCGGAGGGCTTGACCTGGGAAGATGTCCCGGATCCCGTGCCGGCGGCGGGTGAGGTGCTGGTGCGGGTGCACGCCACATCGGTCAACCCGTACGACTGGCACTTCCTGAGAGGCGAGCCCTACGTGGCCCGCCTGATGCCCGGCGGCTTCGGCCGCCGTCCACCGGTGGGCGTCCTCGGGTGCGACCTGGCGGGCCGCGTCGTGACGGCCGGCGCCCGGTTCTCGCCCGGCGAAGACGTCTACGCGCTGCTGCCGCGGGGCGCGCACGCCGAGTACGTCCGCGTGCGCGAGGAGCTGCTCGCGCCGATGCCGTCGAACCTCACCCACGAGCAGGCGGCGGCGATGCCGATGGCGGCCGTCACGGCGCTGCTGGCCCTGCGGGGTGTCGAAGCCGGGCAGCGGGTGCTGGTCAACGGCGCTTCCGGCGGAGTCGGCACGTTCGCCGTCCAGCTGGCTCGGGCGCTCGGCGCCGAGGTCGACGCGGTGAGCACCAACACCTCCTTGGTGCGCTCGCTCGGCGCGGAGCGGGTTTTCGACTACCGCACGGAGGACTTCACCCGCAGCGGCCACCGCTACGACGTCGTGCTGGACGTCGCCGGCAGCAGGTCGGTGTTCGCCTGCCGTCGGGTGCTCGCACGGGACGGGACTTTCGTCGCCGTCGGCGGCCCGGCAGGGCGGTGGATCCAGCCCGCGGGCCACGTCTTCGCGGCCCTGGTGTCCGGGTGGATAGCACGCCGGCGGGTCGTGCTCGCGGACGCCGTGGCCTGCCCGGACAAGGCAGCGGTCCTCCGCGAGCTGGCGGCTTTCGTGGAGCGCGGCGCGGTCACGCCGATCGTCGACCGGAGCTACCCGTTCGACGACCTGCGTGCCGCGTTCGCGTACTCGGAAACCGGGCACGCCAAGGGCAAGATCGTCGTGACCCTCGGCGTGCCCGGTGCCTAG
- a CDS encoding substrate-binding domain-containing protein — translation MTVPRQTATSSAPGPARRRGPSMADVAREAGVSGQTVSRVANGKTNVDDATRERVLDAMRRIGYRPNSAARALRNGQFRSIGVIISALPTFGNSRTLDAIAAAVVPEGFSIILMPVTRPTQGEVTGAFSTLNEQAVDGVIILIEQHQLDQSEIELPHGLPVVVIDSSARYDYPVVDNDQADGAARATSHLLSLGHSTVWHIAGPPQSYSAERRRKSWQATLERAGCAVPPVLVGDWSPESGYQAGLRLAADPSVTAVFAANDQMALGLLRALHESGRAVPASVSVVGFDDMEESAHFWPPLTTIRQSFEAVGRHAVKALLAEIETGTEAGEPVLLPTELVVRSSTAPPPA, via the coding sequence GTGACCGTGCCGCGCCAGACAGCGACGTCATCCGCACCCGGCCCCGCGCGGCGCCGGGGCCCGTCGATGGCGGACGTCGCCCGCGAGGCGGGGGTGTCGGGCCAGACGGTTTCCCGGGTGGCGAACGGGAAGACGAACGTCGACGACGCCACCCGCGAGCGCGTCCTGGACGCGATGCGGCGGATCGGCTACCGGCCCAACAGCGCGGCCCGCGCCCTGCGCAACGGCCAGTTCCGCAGCATCGGCGTGATCATTTCGGCCCTCCCGACGTTCGGCAACAGCAGAACCCTCGACGCCATCGCGGCGGCGGTCGTCCCGGAGGGCTTTTCGATCATCCTGATGCCGGTGACGCGCCCGACGCAGGGCGAGGTGACGGGCGCGTTCAGCACGTTGAACGAGCAGGCCGTCGACGGCGTCATCATCCTCATCGAGCAACACCAGCTCGACCAAAGCGAGATCGAACTGCCACACGGGCTCCCGGTGGTGGTGATCGACTCGAGCGCCCGCTACGACTACCCGGTGGTGGACAACGACCAGGCGGACGGCGCCGCCCGGGCGACGAGCCACCTGCTGTCGCTGGGGCACTCGACGGTCTGGCACATCGCGGGACCGCCCCAGTCGTATTCGGCCGAGCGACGCCGGAAGTCGTGGCAGGCCACTTTGGAGCGGGCAGGTTGTGCGGTCCCACCGGTCCTGGTCGGCGACTGGTCGCCGGAATCGGGCTACCAGGCGGGCCTCCGCCTGGCGGCGGACCCCTCGGTGACGGCGGTGTTCGCGGCGAACGACCAGATGGCACTGGGCTTGTTGCGGGCGTTGCACGAGTCCGGCCGCGCGGTGCCGGCTTCGGTGAGCGTGGTGGGCTTCGACGACATGGAGGAGTCGGCCCACTTCTGGCCGCCGTTGACGACGATCCGCCAGTCGTTCGAGGCGGTGGGCCGGCACGCGGTGAAGGCCCTGCTGGCGGAGATCGAGACCGGCACCGAGGCCGGCGAACCGGTGTTGCTGCCGACGGAACTGGTGGTCCGGTCGAGCACGGCACCGCCACCCGCCTGA